Genomic DNA from Cucurbita pepo subsp. pepo cultivar mu-cu-16 chromosome LG13, ASM280686v2, whole genome shotgun sequence:
TGAACCTCGAGTTGGGTTCAATGATTAAGGAAGAAGTTGAATGAAAACATAGCCGAGAAGAAGAAGTCGAAGATGAACGAATAGGTAGGAGTGGAAACATAGTGTtatggtcatgcttgtctaagACACGTTGTCTATGGTTGTATGCCCATATTATGTCAAACCCTTTATTCATGACACATACACGGCTCCACATGACATGAACACACAAACACGTAGGTTGATGTAATTTGGACACTAAAGTAGGATTTAATTtagaatgagaaaaataaaaaaaaaaattaattgaaagttaaatttcaatttacaGTGTCGTATTttcttatgattttttttttttttttagaattgaagTTTAATTGACACGTCGACTATAAAATTCCCGAATTTGGGGCCCACTTTAACTGGGCTGGATGGGCTCAAGTCAGATAAGCCCACTCAAAGTCAGTCCATATTGAATTTGGGCCGTCTTGAGTGGCCCAAACCTTGCCCAGAAGACTCCATTGGGCTTCTTTCCACCCACCAAAATGGGTCGGAGGTTCGGTGTTGTCTTTGACCCAGGGGCAAATAAGAGATTTCACTCCTTAAAAAggtaaaacaaaacaaaaatacaataataaaaaaaaaaaaaaaaaaaaaaaaaaaaaNaaaaaaaaaaaaaaaaaaaaaaaacttttttagtgtttataaatttatttattaaaaaccaaagcaaaaaataaataatgattaaaTGAGTtcaataagaattaaaatattatttaatgtaaagaaaaataaataaaaaaaagcatattattaaatttgtattgtTTTAAAGAATGATTTATTGAGCATTGGAAACTCTTTTAAAGGACGGCAGCAGTAATGCAAACAAATTAATCCTTTAAATCAACTTTATTTGGTGGTTTTgtcatatattattatatctattacctatttttatttttctttattttgcttttaaatatattaatattcaaaccctataccaaaataataataataatattaataattcatGTGGGACCCATCAAAAAGGGAATTATTGaactaattatataattattatttttttcctatcAAATCTTCAACAAAAGTACATCAACCAACACGACAACAAGACAATGCgacaattttataaatcttttattataaaataaatttattatttttaattatttgaaactttaatttaaatagagaaaatgctTAATGGAAACGTGAAATGCCACGCAAGCTTTTGGAGTTTATAGTGCTTCACTTAGCCTGGTTGGTGTcatttatctaaaataaaataaataatacattaATTAGTTGAATTGGAAGATAATGATGATAGCTTAGGAAGGagatttagtttatttttggaaaatatattaatttatatccTGTCCCCATCAATATCTTCAAccaatacaaaattaatataaatgctTAGTTGTGATTTTCCctataaattattatgaattttaaaggtaattttaataaaagttctAAATTAATTCGCTcacatataattattatttttttcccatatatatgattttattttttatataaccaaaataataataataataaaattaaaaaaaaaggcttctagaattaaagtaaataaattaagtgGGTCATTTAAAAAGCACTACATTGATACATGTTAGCCATTCATATAGTATGATATAACCTACAaacttcattttaaaaatgaaaaaaaaagaaaagaaatatttttcaaaattatgtaaaaCCTTTGAAGttgaacaaaaaatcaaaattttcatatatatatatatatattaaataattatgaatcctataaaaaaaagatttaagatttgaaacaataatggaaaagaataatacatatatacatgAATTATACCCcaaatatgtatgaatgaatcatatgaataaaaaatctcTCCTCACTTAAATTTACAAGTCACTGAAgtaataatcaaaatattgggtaattatttacttaactatatatatatatatatatatattttgtattgaAGTGGGGAAGAGAATAAGGGAGATTTGGGATCAATCTCCTCTTCGTGTAAGACTACAACAAAATCCTCACTTCCTTTTTCATCTACAGCTTTCTCAGATCTCATCTACCTTTGCTTTGGCTAATGCAGACCAGATTTGGTTAAGTTCTTCACTTTGAATCTTTGTAAACCACAGACAAAATCCTTGTCATTATTATTCCTCAAAAAAACATATGGTGCAACAACGTTGAAGGGTATGTGTTAAGAGCTGCCATGTCGAACCGTTCTTCTTCGATTGTTAACGGATGGTGGTTCGTCCTAGGAATGATGCTCCGATTTCACTGTCCGTGTTCTGCGTTATGATTCAAACCCAGATGTGAGTTTGAGTTGACAATGAAATGGAACACAAGAAAGTCCTTTCCATAAGGATCCCAAGAACATAATGTCAGACAAACATGTGTGTATCATTTAAAAGTTTTCAAGACAGCTCAGTAGCAGCTCTTCGTTTTGTCTCACTATAACTTACTTAACTTGATCTGATCTAGAACAAATCACAAGTATTTCAGATCACATATGCAAGTAGACGATTTATTACCTGCGATTTAGGCGACGGGAAGACGTTCCAAAATCTCAGCGTTTCATCACCCGCCCCTGTTACAATGGTCTgcaaaggaaaagaatttgattaaaaaacaagtaatcatcttctttcttcacatAGTTAGAAATGTCCAGGTCGAGGTCGAGATCACAGTACAAACAAGTAAATAAGCTACCTGTCCATCAGGAGATATGGCAAGATAAAGAACTCTGAAAGTATGGCCGGTCAATGTTGCCAACTGCATTAGAGCATACTTAAATTCAGATTGGGAAATAGCAGAATATGATTATGGTCGAGAAAGGACGGGAAAAAAACAACGGACCTTAGACATAGTTGGATATCTCCAGACTATTATCTGGTTTTGGGAGAACCCATGAGTACTAACAAGTTCATTAACATTCTTAGACCACGCGAGATTGCACACCTGTCAAGTAAAACGAAGAAGGTTTATGTTTTCCTACTAGGTTGTTCAATCATACATCCAAACCTCAGGATCAAGAAGGTATAAGGAGATTAAGACAAATCTTGATAGTAGACACTTGAACAACAACCTCAGTGgtataattttgatgaaaccAGACAGCATATATGCCAGATTGGGAGCAATATAATTACAAGAACATCCAGCCTAATAATATTACTATTAGAAAGAAGTCAACAATcgagaaaaattattaatttatgccGGCATTTGATCTGCATTTCAAacagataatttttttaattacttcaGGTGGAGCTTGGCATTAAAAGATTCCTTCTAACCCATGCTTGAATTACAGAAGCAAAGAGGAAACTTAATTACCTGACTTCCAGTGTCCATGCAGCTCAAATGTGTATTGGTCGTTGTGTTCCAAAAACGAATGCATCGGTCTGCAGTTCCGCCCCCTGATGCGAGTAGTCCATGAAGATGAGGAGACCATGCTATAGCTTTTACAGCAGCTGTGTgctcataaaatttaagtacTGGTTGGGTTGAATGTTGATTCCAAACGAATAACTGAAAGCAGATAATAACGAATATTGGTCATCGTGgcaggagaaaaaaaaaaaaaaaaacgcgaCGATAGATGGAAGGAAACAGTATAGCATACTCTGTTATCGTTTCCACCTGATGCTAATTCACGGTTATCGTACGACCATTTCAATCCACAAACCTACAATAGAACAGTTGCAATCTCTGGCTGAGAAACaggttaaagaaaaaaacaagagaaatgCAGATTGCCCCTAAGAAGAAATCATTCAAGCAGTAAGAGTAAATACAAACTCATGTCCAAAAGATTCAATGGGAAACATAAGACCCTGTAATTAAGTGGGAGCCAGGAGGAAAATAACATGTCTGTAAGCCTCACCTCTGATTTATGGCCAGATAGTTTAGAAGTAAAATCATCCTGAGCTCGAATATCTCGTTGAAGGATACTTTTATCCCGGCTACCAGATGATAAAAGAGACGAGCTCCAAGCTAAGGCCCCAACTCGTAACCGATGACCCTCCATGGTCCTAACCCTTTTACAGCGTGATGCATCCCAAATCTAGAGAGATGATCATTAGGGTAGGGGTTAATCAACACTGGAAGCAGGCACATAATCATATCCATCGGAATCTCAGTTATGCAAATCTCAAGAAATTAAACTTCCACAAGAgctgaaggaaaaaaagaaaaaaagaaaaaaacacacatTGAAGTTCATATGCAAGAACATACATAGAGTTAAACTAATCATCACTAACCTGGACTTTTCCATTGCTAGTGCCAACAGCAAGATGAGTTCCACGCTGTGCCCAGCCCACTGAACACACACTGTCATCAATTCCCAAGTCACATAACTTGGTGACCTGCAAATAGAATGGTTCTTAATAACTAGACATCCATAAGCTACATAGATTTAGACATACAATGAAGCAACTCAAGAGGGTCGAGATCAGGTCATAACAGATCGATCAACGCACagagatgaaagaaaaatcaaagggCAGGCAGGGGATTACCTTACTACTGCACGCATTCCAGAGATAAACACAATTACCCAACCCAACAGCAAGCACATTATGCGAAGACCAATCCACAAGATTCAGATAAAAATCATCTTGAAGAGCAGGTGCATCCAAGACCTAACAATGCagataaggaaaaaaagatgGTTAGAGAATCCAAAGACCAATAATCCCGAAATCCTCGTAAGAAATTCACCTTATAAGGCGATCGAGGAACCTTCCGTGGAGTCTTAACAGGGCTAGGACTAAGCCCACGAGCCGCATCATCAAACCCAAAAGGCGAGAGGGAGTGCATTGACCTCCTAGTCTCGGTTTTATAGCgaaaaatattatgattaGGAAGGCACATTGGGGAGCTTCTCTTCTCAGGAGTAGCAGGAGGAACTACTCCAGAATCAGGGCCAAACAAAGCCGTTCGAAGAAGCGTAGCATAAGCAGTAGAAGTATCTTCGCGACCATCAGAAGCGGAATTAGAGACAGGGGAAATATCAAATAGGGCAAAATTGGAACCAGATCTACTTGGTATAAACCTATCAGAGTAGATAGCTCTGGATGGAGACAAATGGTGATTGATATTGATCATGCGGCCAATTTGGCGAGATGGAGTTAGGGTTTCAAGTGAGTGAGCAGCCCTAGACATTGAAGGAGGCAAATTGAGCTGCAAattggaggaggaagaggaagaagaagaaggtgaagCCCTAGCAGATGATTGAGGGGTCCGGGCTTGATCTTCCATTGATTCTCCAATGGAAGAGATCTGGATGAAAttggaggaagagagagaaagacagtgaagagagagaaggaggaCAGTGATAGAGAGACAAGGAAAGGGACTAAGGAAGCATATGAAAAGGAGAAGGGGCTTGTAATAGACGGAGATGGAGAGAGAATTTTGACAGCTTGGatataagagagagaaacagggAGTTCCCGGCAAATCTTAGGTAAAAGCTATAACCTTTTTCCCGGCAAATCTATAACTCTATTGCCCTCCTATTGGATCAACTCTTTCTATTGGGCCCACTCAGGCCCAGCCCAACTCTACCTCCTTTAATTACTATTTAATAATGCACAATATTAATTACTCtatcttatttaatatttaataaattatgattctttaattttcatttactattatttatatCCATCATAAATTCTCCAACATGGTATGGTTGGTCAATTTacagaaatatatttataataatccCACCtctctattttaattaaaaaatgtataatcaaaatttaatagataatgtttgttttaattttttttttttatatttaaatgtatgAATTCTAGGGATAAAAACgacttttcattcttttatcctctatattttatttatttttgtaaagattttttaaaaaataattaaattgtaattttccttttatagaATTTCAGAAGagaataactttttaaaaagattttgagttaatttaaatgaaataaagtggtctaaattattaagttttataatttatattcaacaaactccttttatttaatatataattttttttttttactattttaatttttttagttcataacCGAATTTGAGAGGAATATTAATGCCTAAACAAGTGgtaagttttcatttattttagtaaaatataaaatttatttttagaatattataattatattaaattcaactatgggttaataataataaagtgagtgttttttttttttttttttttttttttNttaaaaaaaagttattctTTATTCTATGGttacaaaattattcatttaacCATTTCTCAATTTGGTTCATTTGTTAGATTCTCAAACTTaccttttaataaatattcttcTTTCCATATAAGTTACtcaaatattctaataaaaaaaatatagatctcgacataattattttaccgatatatttaaatgtatgAACATTGTCGTAATGCAACGTGGTGGATGAAATTTAAGTGTTATCAGTAAAATctgatataataataaattctatttatttcaaatgaCATATTACGAAAATAAGATCACATATGCAGAGATGTTAGTCAAACAATAATATGATGAAACATCTCTTCTACAAAACGATAAAGGAAAGTAGAATAATTTGAACTTCGAACTCGAGTGACACTTGTGCTCAGCCTAAatcaaatatcaattttttggttaataaaaattaattagtgcatatatatatatatatagaatggcttaatttagttttttgatctaataaaaataaagaaaaaaattggaaattatgTAGAGGATATAATTGATGAGATTGCAATAAATTAACAGCCCATGCAGGCCCATATttacagcccaagcccatatTTACAGCCCAAATAATCCCAACCTTATCAGCCNGCTACcagatatttttctcttcatattttttttttttgacttcctctcgatttttaaaatgcgtctactatgaagttttttttacaccttcataaagaatgcttcgtttctctcttcaatcgatgcggaatctcacaatttacttacttcagggctcaacgtcttcgctgacattcattctcctctccaatcaatgtggtatctcacaatctaccattgatgtgggatctcacaatccacccccttcgaggcccaacgtcttcgNCCCTCCTTCCCCTcgaaatgatttatttttgtttatttgttatatattttatatattttaaaaaaatgaaaaagttatTTAGTACTTACTAATCATGTCTCGAGTGGTCGAGGTACAAGGTAGAGGTCTTTTCATTGtaaatattgttattatttgttttgaattcagATGCTTTGTTTGTTGAGNGCTGGtacttgttcccctctccaatcgatgtaagatctcacaatccacttttTCGAGACCCAtcattctcgctggcactagttcccctcttcaatcgatgtgagatctcataatccaccatcaatgtgggatctcacaatccacctccctccggagctagtgtcctcgctgacaccctttcccctctccaatcattgtgagatctcataatccaccatCGAAGCGGGATCTCGTGACCAATTAAATAAGACCCATAAGGCGATTGAATTGGAAAACATGTAAGATAAAAGAGAGTATTGCATAACCCTAGCACGCCTAAGCCTCTTTTTGaagcccttttttttttttttttttttttttNTGAGCTATACTACGTAGTAGCAGGTTGACTTGTATATGATTATAAACGTTTATATGATATGTTCGAATTTTggaatgataatttttttttacccatgttacaattatttaaaaaaaaaaaaaaaatcaacaatagGTGAGGTGAGATATTCTAATATATGACCCCTTAATTAGTTCAATGCTcaggttgaaaattttacacGGTTGAGTTATATACTATACATAGGATCGTCTTCTTTGACCGACCCTTCAAAGAATTGTTCATTTGGGCCTTGGAGTTAGCCATTGGGTTGAGCCAATTCGAGGATTTTAAGAGTATCGTCTCTAACTATTGATTTTGTCAAGGGGCGTTAGGCCTCTTTGGTTGTGAGCGAGGAGGAAGCCTTGTGAGTTAGGTTTTGCGGTTAGTAAATGTTTCTAAaatcaagtttttatttattaattttttttcttaattgatggaatgtgtgagatcccacataagAGGGGAACgatattgattggagaggtgaatgggtgccagtgaggacgttggactaTGAAGAaggagggggtggattgtgagatcccacatcgattgaagagaagaacgaaacattttttttataaggatatggaaactTACTCCTAgcaaaatgcattttaaaaactttgagcgAAGACCCAAAAAGACAGATTTTACTACCGATGACTTGAACTCTCTCGAATATTCATCTTAGTCATCCTATTATCAAGATCACTCTCATTTAGATATgatatcatttcatttatgtACCCTTCATTTACGGGGGTCACATATGTaaggatttttatttattttattttagttatgaGAGGTAGGTAAGTGGTTGAATCATTCATGTGAACCCTTAATTAGCCTAGGGCAATTTTTGAGTACCTATAAAAAAGTGTGACCACCTATGTATTTTAGCCATTATTTAGCTCTctctgttgttgttgttgttttttttNNNNNNNNNNNNNNNNNNNNNNNNNNNNNNNNNNNNNNNNNNNNNNNNNNNNNNNNNNNNNNNNNNNNNNNNNNNNNNNNNNNNNNNNNNNNNNNNNNNNNNNNNNNNNNNNNNNNNNNNNNNNNNNNNNNNNNNNNNNNNNNNNNNNNNNNNNNNNNNNNNNNNNNNNNNNNNNNNNNNNNNNNNNNNNNNNNNNNNNNNNTTTCCCTACATTTGGACTCCATCCTTCAAATCTCTAACCCTTTTCAAAATGCTTAAACTACAAGAATTTATCATTGTTGTTATCCGTCAAGCTACCGACATACCATACCAAGcgaatttaactaaaattttatacgATGAACATATTAGCGTTATGTATAATgtcttcttttactatatggTATAGTAATATAAGAACCGAGATTCAAACTTTAAGACTTTAAAGAAGGTCAGGTTAATGAGgttaaaaaaagttgaatagaAATTAATTGGGTTAAAAGTTCCAATTTGTGCTCTACATATTGAcctatgagatcccacctcgattgGGGAgcggaatgaaacattccttataataagggtgtggaaatctttccctagtaggcgtgttttaaaatcgtgagactgacaccGATATGTAACaagctaaaacggacaatatcgactagtgGTGAACttgttgttacaaatggtatcaaggctctgagcggtgtgccagcaaggatgttgggccttcaagggggtggatgaacgaagcatttttgataagggtgtagaaatctctccctagtagatgggaccgtgaagctgacaacaatacgtaacgagccaaaacggacaatatctactagccatgagcttgagttgttacacaaGCTATGCTTAAATAGGTTCGTTTATCTACATCTCATCAGTTTCCTCTttcgtttcttctttctcatttgTTTCGGTCTATGATCTAccactttttcctttctttggtTAACGCTTTACatttctcctcttcaactcgGAGGAAGCTCTCGGGAAAAGGGTTGTGAGATCCTCTTGTGCTACCTCGATAAGAACGCCTTTCGTAATATTTTCGTGAAGTGGAAAGATCGAAACAATAAAATAGTAGAAGAAAGGCAActtttccttcccttttctATTCCTTACATCTCACTCTCATAACCTTCCcaaattgaaaggaagaatgggtttcttcttcttcttcttcttccgtcTGCTTCTCGCCATAACTTCATCAGCCTCATCAATGGCGTCCCTCAAAACTCAACCCCACAAACTCCAATCGACCCATCTTCTTGATCTCTACATCAGAGATTTCACATTGAATTCCCTCGACAATACAATCAAAACAGGGGCACTTCACACCGTCCCATTACCGGAAAATTTAACAGGCATCACCGTCGACACGGCCAGGTTCCGATGCGGCAGTTTACGGCGGTACGGGGCGTCGGTAGGAGAATTCCATCTGGGTGTCGGTGTTTCTCTGAACCCATGTGCAGAGAGAATCGTAATCATCCGGCAAAATTTGGGCTCCAATTGGTCTTCGATTTACTTCAACAACTACCATTTAATTGGGTACCAATTAGTCTCTTCAATTTTGGGGCTTTTGGCTTACAACCCTGGAAATTACACTAACACTTCAAGCTCCCCTGTTCCATTTGAGGTCGGAATTTCCACCGGAGAAAAACCCATTACCATAGATTTCCGGAATTCGACGAGAATGGGAAATATTTCGGGAATCAGGCCGATTTGTGCGAGCTTTGAAAGGGATGGGAGAGTGACATTGGCGAAGGAAATTTCGCCGTTGGTTTGCTCTGCTTTGAGACAGGGGCATTTTGGGTTAGTGGTGGAGGAGGCAGAGCCGGTTGAACTGAGGAAGAAGGAACGGCCGTGGAAGGTGGCCGTCGGAAGCTCGATTGGGGCGGCGATTGGAGCGTTTCTTTTGGGACTGCTTTTGGTGGCGATGTTTGTGAGAGTGAAACAGAGGACGAAAATGGAGGAGATGGAAGTTAGGGCTTATGAAGAGGAAGCTCTGCAGGTTTCGATGGTTGGACATGTCAGAGCTCCGACATCTCCGGGGACTCGGACTTCGCCGTCGATTGAAAATGAGTACTTGCCTCCGTCTAGTCGTCGTTGAGATTTGAGAATGTAATGTTTATTCAGTTTTAGACCTATATTCTTTATTAAACTTCATTCGTTTTTTATGAGAGGGGTGAGCGGCTCGAACCAATCTAATTTAGATCAAGTTCAGACCCTCGgttgaaaattgttgggagaggactTACATGTCGACTAATTAAAGGGtcgatcatgaatttataagtacaTCTTCGTTAGTACGATGTATgttggaaaaacaaaatacaaagacATGAAAACTTATATTCAaggtggataatatcataccattgtgaaggttcgtgattcttaacatgatatcaaaaccattcccttaacttagtcatgctaATCGAAttctcaagtgtcgaacaaagaagttgctaGCCTCAAAAGTGTggtaaaaaatgactcaactgttgaacaaagggtgtactttgttcaagggcttcAGAGCAGGAgccgagcctcgattaaggggagattGTTTGAGAGCTCcacatgattcctaacatggtatcagaaccatgcttttaacttagtcatgctaATCAAATTCtcatgtgtcgaacaaagaaatttctagcttcaaaggtgtagtcaaaagtgactcaactgtcgaacaaatggtatactttgttcgagagcttcAGAGAATGAGTCGAGtctcaattaaaaaaagactgttcgagggctccacaTGCCTCaaagggaggctctatggtcaAAAGTATAGTCGAAAGTGACTTAACTATCGAACAaacaaaaggtgtactttatttgagggctctagagaagaaGTCGAGTCTGATTAAGAGGAagttgtttgagggctccatatgATTTTAGAGaagctctatggtgtactttgttcgagagaagaatcacatcgactaattaagaggGTTGTATCACAAGTTTATAAGTAACAAATATCTCattcaaaatggacaattATGAGACCTGATACGAGGAACAAACTCACCCAGGTTTAGATTTGAAGTAAACAACGTTGTATAATTACGAAAACAAATACAGAGACATGTCAATATCAACTACACGAAAGAGAGTTTGAGTACAAAACACCAACTTAAAGGCGACCTCTTTCATGTTAGGAAGCTGATAATTCTTCCATaaacaaacaatcaaacagctcatcaaaccaaaaaccaaaGAGCTAGAAACTGATCCTCTTCAAACAAGTCAACGGAAGTTGACATTAGAATTATAAGTCAACCCAACTTGCCAATTTGAAGGAATGACATTCCATAAAGTAAGGGTCTCTCTTGTTGTGTAGGAAGTGATTCTAAAAGAGAGGCCTTGGCCACCCAATGATGAAAAAGCTTGGTATGAAGCTCCCCAGTTATGGCTCATTGTTATCCACCCCGTTTTGCTTCCTTTCACCGCCATTGAGTACacatcgccgccgccgcctacGTTCATCACGTACACCAATAACCAATACCCATTTCCTTGCAAGCTGAATCGAACGCCGCCTTTTTTCGCACACGGAACCCTACATTATGCAAATAGCtcaccatgttagaaatcacgactctctataatagtatgatattgtccactttaaagTATATgctctcgtagctttgttttaaactttcctgtatttcttacttataaacccatgattattcGTGGGTGTTGTGACAACTCACCTACGGTACGCGATAGGGACTATTCCGGCCTTCCACCAAGCGATCTTCATGAACGCCGGCTTGGCCATGTCGAAGTGAACTCTTGGTGGGTTGCACCACCCGCCTGCGTTCGAGTCCTGTGACCAATTTGGCGGGCATAGGTTTGTCGCCGTCACGGTGGTGTATTTCACGTTTGCGTAACACGCCTTCGACTGCACGCATTTGATCTGAAAGCATGTCCCACAAGCATAGCCATTGTTGAACAATGTCGAGCTTAACGCTACTGTGTCGGTTCCATAACCGTTCGTAAACAAGTTTCCATACCCACAAGCTCCtcctacaaaaagaaaacaatggaCTAAATCAAGTTCATTTGACGTAGTAGCTAGAATTCGAGGGTGTAACTTCTTCCACACGAACCCATTAGCGAGATGGGCGGACCGAGAATAGGTCAAGGGCAACTTCtttgtatgatgacatgatgtTAAATGTTAATTGCTTATATACGTAGGAGTAAAATGAGAGTGAAAGCTATGACGATGATTGCGTACCCATGGTAGCGGAGGCAGTTTCGTCGCCATAAAAGGTGGCATGAGCGAGCTTCCACGCGCTTGGTTTGAACACGGCGAGCGTTGGTCTGGTGAAGATGGCGAAAACCAATGgcaggaagaagaaattgaagccTAAAGAAGAAGCCATTTCTTGCCCATTGACCTGGAACTCGCAGGCCCTTTATATATTCTAAGCCACGACCAAAGGGAAGTGCACCTTCGTGACCCTCACGAAGATTTTTGTGTGTACTTTATGAAGTcaattcatattataaatcaaaaaattaataaaattaaaaaaaggtttttaatTAGAGACGTGGGAGATTGGGATTGGACCATGAATTTTgagacaaacaaaataa
This window encodes:
- the LOC111809416 gene encoding protein FIZZY-RELATED 2-like translates to MEDQARTPQSSARASPSSSSSSSSNLQLNLPPSMSRAAHSLETLTPSRQIGRMININHHLSPSRAIYSDRFIPSRSGSNFALFDISPVSNSASDGREDTSTAYATLLRTALFGPDSGVVPPATPEKRSSPMCLPNHNIFRYKTETRRSMHSLSPFGFDDAARGLSPSPVKTPRKVPRSPYKVLDAPALQDDFYLNLVDWSSHNVLAVGLGNCVYLWNACSSKVTKLCDLGIDDSVCSVGWAQRGTHLAVGTSNGKVQIWDASRCKRVRTMEGHRLRVGALAWSSSLLSSGSRDKSILQRDIRAQDDFTSKLSGHKSEVCGLKWSYDNRELASGGNDNRLFVWNQHSTQPVLKFYEHTAAVKAIAWSPHLHGLLASGGGTADRCIRFWNTTTNTHLSCMDTGSQVCNLAWSKNVNELVSTHGFSQNQIIVWRYPTMSKLATLTGHTFRVLYLAISPDGQTIVTGAGDETLRFWNVFPSPKSQNTDSEIGASFLGRTTIR
- the LOC111809150 gene encoding uncharacterized protein LOC111809150; amino-acid sequence: MGFFFFFFFRLLLAITSSASSMASLKTQPHKLQSTHLLDLYIRDFTLNSLDNTIKTGALHTVPLPENLTGITVDTARFRCGSLRRYGASVGEFHLGVGVSLNPCAERIVIIRQNLGSNWSSIYFNNYHLIGYQLVSSILGLLAYNPGNYTNTSSSPVPFEVGISTGEKPITIDFRNSTRMGNISGIRPICASFERDGRVTLAKEISPLVCSALRQGHFGLVVEEAEPVELRKKERPWKVAVGSSIGAAIGAFLLGLLLVAMFVRVKQRTKMEEMEVRAYEEEALQVSMVGHVRAPTSPGTRTSPSIENEYLPPSSRR
- the LOC111809410 gene encoding expansin-A7-like yields the protein MASSLGFNFFFLPLVFAIFTRPTLAVFKPSAWKLAHATFYGDETASATMGGACGYGNLFTNGYGTDTVALSSTLFNNGYACGTCFQIKCVQSKACYANVKYTTVTATNLCPPNWSQDSNAGGWCNPPRVHFDMAKPAFMKIAWWKAGIVPIAYRRVPCAKKGGVRFSLQGNGYWLLVYVMNVGGGGDVYSMAVKGSKTGWITMSHNWGASYQAFSSLGGQGLSFRITSYTTRETLTLWNVIPSNWQVGLTYNSNVNFR